In the Treponema maltophilum ATCC 51939 genome, ACGGCGGAGGCGCAATCGTCAAGTATCTCGTTCCACGGACGAGGAAGCATGGTGCGCCTCACGGCCGAAGCGATAATGCGGTAATGTTTATCGAGCACGGATGCTTTAATCATCGTCCCGCCCAAATCTATTCCCAAAAAATATTCCATATCGCACTATAATGTGCTATAATCGCATTCATGTCAATCAATACGAATAATCGGTTTTATAAAATGCTTGAAGTATGCGCCGACTCTTCAGAAAGCGCGCTCACGGCGCAAAAAGCGGGAGCTATGCGCATAGAACTGTGCGCAAACCTTATTATCGGCGGCACCACGCCGACGCTCGCCCTTGTAGAAGCGGTAAAAAAAGAACTGTCGATTCCCGTGCATGTACTCATTCGGCCGCGCTTCGGCGACTTTTGCTACGGCAAAGCCGAAATAACGCAAATGGCGCGAGACATAGAGCTGTGCCGTAAAGCGGGAGCCGACGGCATCGTCATTGGCTGTTTGAAAACCGACGGCTCGCTCGATGAAAAAGCGCTGCGTACGCTTATGAGCGCAGCGGAAGCTAAAGACGGGGCGAAAAAAGTTTCGTTTACGCTTCACCGCGCCTTCGATATGTGTAAAGATCCCTTTGAAGCCTACGAAAAAGCGGCCGAACTCGGATTCGACACGATTTTAACCTCGGGACAAAAGGCAAGCTGCTATGAAGGCCGCTTTCTTTTAAAAGAACTGCAAAAAAAACGCGGCGCAAAAGGCCCGGTCATTATGGCGGGAAGCGGCTTAAAACCCGAACTGATTGTACCGCTTTTTGAAGAAACCGGCGTGCGCTGTTTTCACCTTTCGGGGAAAAAAATCGTTCAAAGCCCCATGCGCTATAAAAATCCTGAAGTCAGCATGTCGGTAAAAAGCTTCAGCGAATACGAATTGTGGAGCGCCGACGAAAACGTCATACGCGAAGCGCGGCGACAATTGAACGGCATCGGCTAGTGCCCTGATGCCCATTTTTCGCTCAATTCTTATTCCGCTTATATCGATAATCATAGTATGGAAATATGCATAATTAAACACAAACACGGCTTAGCCGTTTTATCCGCCGTTTTTATTTTATGCGCCGCACTGTTCGGCGGCTGTCTTACGACTTCGCCTGCCGGACAAAGCCGACAAATGAGCATACAGCAACTGATTCTTGCGGGCAAAACCGACGAAGTGCGCGCGCTGTTCCAATCGCAAACCGACATAAATATGACGGACGACAACGGGAACACGGCGCTTCACATAGCCGCACAGGTAAACGATGCGCCGCTGGTTACCTTTTTGCTTTATAAAGGCGCCGATTCCGAAATCAAAAATTATGCCGGCGATACGCCCCTTCTCGCTGCGGTAAAAAACCGTGCAACGGATTCCGCCGCGGTTCTTGCCGAACTCAAGGGAAACATTTTTGCAAAAGACGCCGAAGGCAACAGCGCTTTCGATATCGGCTTAAAGCAGGGAACGACTTTTTTCGACGCGCTGCTTACGACGCGCACGGGCGATATGCGGGACATCGAAGGACAAAGCATCATTCATTATTTAGTCCGGAATAAAAACAAGCAGGCAATCGATTTTTGCATTAAAAAGAACATTCCGCTTTCGGTAACGGATATAAAAGGCGTAAGCCCGCTGACACTCGCTTATTCGCAAAAAGACATCGATTCGGTCGATATCGCTGCGGCACTCATTTTGGCAAACGCGGAACCCGAACGCGGTTCTCATGCATATTTTGAAGACGCGGTAAAAACGCGCAATCTTTCCATGCGCTTCAGCGACGGACAAAGCCCGCTGCATTTTGCCGTCATCGCGGGCGATAAAGCGATTGTGCAGTATTTAATCCGCGAAGGCGCGTCGATTCAGGCAAAAGACATTTCAGGCTCGACGCCCCTGCACGAAGCGGTCCGCTACGGCAGAACGGAAATCGCCGTTATGCTGCTGGATGCGGGAGCAAACGTCAATGCGCGCGACAGTATCGGAAAAACGCCCTTGCTCATTATCATGCCCGATAAAACCCGCCGGGAACTGTACGATATGCTTTTGGCGCACAAAGCGGACGCAAATGCCGTCGATTCGTTCGGCGATAACTGCCTGCATGTTGCGACAATGACCAAAACCGACGTTGCCGTTTTGGAAGCGCTCGCTTCGCGCGGTGCCGACGTCAACGGGCGCAATAAAAAAGGCGTTACGCCTTTAGCTCAAGCCGTCGAACATAAAAACACCGCCCACATCGCTTTTTTCGCATCGAAAGGAGCCGACATACATGCCGAAGACGTAAACGGCAACACGCCCTTTACACGCTCGCTCGAAATCGGTTTGGACATGACAAAGACGCTCATAAACCGCACTACGGTCAATACGCGCGACTCCATCGGCAACACGCCGCTTCACATTGCGGTATTCAACAAAGCGGGCGCCGATCAAATAACCTATTTACTGGAAAACGGTGCCGAAATCAATGCACGCAACCGAAGCGGAGATTCTCCTTTATATATGGCGGTACGCCAAAACAACAGGCTCATCGGCGAAATGCTTTTATCGCGCGGAGCCGACGTATTTTCGACCAATACGGCAAACTATTCGCCGCTGCGTTTGGCGCTCAGCGCCGGAGGCGATGTACAGGATTGGCTTTTAACCTCCGAAGTAATACGGTCCGTCGACGGAATGGGAAACACTCCGCTTCATTATGCGGCCGAATGGCAGCTTAACGATTCGGCAGCCGTCATTATCGAAAAAGGCGCTTCGGTGAACACGCAAAACACAAATGGCGAAACGCCCGTTTTCAGCGCCGTAAAATCGGACAATGCCGACGCGATAAAGCTGTTTGTAAAAAACGGCGCAAATCAAAACCTGCGCGACTATTTGGGCAACACGCCCCTTCATTCATGCGTAAGATGGAACGCGGAAAAATCGGCTTTGGCGCTTTTGGCAAGTGCCGACGTAAACGCGAAAAACCTTGCGGGCAAAACACCGCTGCATGAAGCCGCCCGCAGCCGAAACACCGCCATGGCCGAATTGCTCTTGCGCAGCAGGGCCGACATCAATTCGACCGATATTATCGGACGCACACCGCTTATGGACGCCGTACAAAGCGAAGACATAGGCATGGCCGATCTGCTTCTTAAAAACGGGGCAAGTCCTTCGATCCAGGAAATGTACGGACGCACCGCCTACCACGACGCGGCGGAAACGGCCAACATCGACTTGATCCGTCTGCTCAGAAAATCGGGCGGCAACCCGCTCGCGCGTGACATACACGGAAGAACGCCGCTGTCCCTCGTTTTGCATAAAGACATGGCGGTTATCCGCGCCGTGCTGGGAACCGATGTGAACCTCGCCGATTCGGACGGAAATACGCCCGCACATATAGCGGTAAATTCATCGGTACCCGCCCGCGTATTCGAAGAATTGATTTCAGCCGGCTATCCGGTCGATCGGCGCAACAGGGAAGGCGTTACGCCCCTTTTGCTTGCGGTTAAACAGGGAAAAACCGACCTTGCCCGCATAGCCTTGCAAAAAGGCGCCGATCCGTTCGCTAAAGATAATTCGTCCGAATGCGCCGTAAGCTATGCTTTAAAGCACAGCGCCGACATGCTGAATATGATTGTACAGATAGCGGGCGCAAAGCGCGACATCGCCGGAGAAACCGTCCTGCACTACGCGGCACGTGAAGCCGATTCTCAAACCGTACAGCGTCTTTTGTCGATGGGCATTGACCGCACCGTCAAAAACATCTCGGGCGAAACTGCCTACGACACCGCCGTCCGCTGGAAACGGCCCGACATAGCCGCACTTCTTAAATGATTGTACGGATCTTCTTTAATTCCCCAAATCGGAGATGGCGACAGGTTTGGGGTTGGCGTCTTCGCCTTGTATGGCGGCCACTTCTTCCAAAAGCTGTTT is a window encoding:
- a CDS encoding copper homeostasis protein CutC, giving the protein MSINTNNRFYKMLEVCADSSESALTAQKAGAMRIELCANLIIGGTTPTLALVEAVKKELSIPVHVLIRPRFGDFCYGKAEITQMARDIELCRKAGADGIVIGCLKTDGSLDEKALRTLMSAAEAKDGAKKVSFTLHRAFDMCKDPFEAYEKAAELGFDTILTSGQKASCYEGRFLLKELQKKRGAKGPVIMAGSGLKPELIVPLFEETGVRCFHLSGKKIVQSPMRYKNPEVSMSVKSFSEYELWSADENVIREARRQLNGIG
- a CDS encoding ankyrin repeat domain-containing protein — its product is MEICIIKHKHGLAVLSAVFILCAALFGGCLTTSPAGQSRQMSIQQLILAGKTDEVRALFQSQTDINMTDDNGNTALHIAAQVNDAPLVTFLLYKGADSEIKNYAGDTPLLAAVKNRATDSAAVLAELKGNIFAKDAEGNSAFDIGLKQGTTFFDALLTTRTGDMRDIEGQSIIHYLVRNKNKQAIDFCIKKNIPLSVTDIKGVSPLTLAYSQKDIDSVDIAAALILANAEPERGSHAYFEDAVKTRNLSMRFSDGQSPLHFAVIAGDKAIVQYLIREGASIQAKDISGSTPLHEAVRYGRTEIAVMLLDAGANVNARDSIGKTPLLIIMPDKTRRELYDMLLAHKADANAVDSFGDNCLHVATMTKTDVAVLEALASRGADVNGRNKKGVTPLAQAVEHKNTAHIAFFASKGADIHAEDVNGNTPFTRSLEIGLDMTKTLINRTTVNTRDSIGNTPLHIAVFNKAGADQITYLLENGAEINARNRSGDSPLYMAVRQNNRLIGEMLLSRGADVFSTNTANYSPLRLALSAGGDVQDWLLTSEVIRSVDGMGNTPLHYAAEWQLNDSAAVIIEKGASVNTQNTNGETPVFSAVKSDNADAIKLFVKNGANQNLRDYLGNTPLHSCVRWNAEKSALALLASADVNAKNLAGKTPLHEAARSRNTAMAELLLRSRADINSTDIIGRTPLMDAVQSEDIGMADLLLKNGASPSIQEMYGRTAYHDAAETANIDLIRLLRKSGGNPLARDIHGRTPLSLVLHKDMAVIRAVLGTDVNLADSDGNTPAHIAVNSSVPARVFEELISAGYPVDRRNREGVTPLLLAVKQGKTDLARIALQKGADPFAKDNSSECAVSYALKHSADMLNMIVQIAGAKRDIAGETVLHYAAREADSQTVQRLLSMGIDRTVKNISGETAYDTAVRWKRPDIAALLK